AATAATACGCTAGTAATGTTTGCCAATTCACACAATTTTTCCTAGTTTTACCCTCTATTTGTATAAAATAATACACAATTTTCTTCcataatttatatatgtattaattacACGAGTttctaaattataaatataatattgtaTCAACAACTTATTTCTAATTAGCTATGAAATATTGTATAACTTATATTGaaattaatatatgaataagttatttttttactaGTTACGAAATGATTAATGTTATGCGCCGAAGTTAGGGATCAAAGTAATTTAAGCTTATcgaaataatatatttgtcttaattttattataatatttataaattatttttaaaactaatttaagaAGGTTAGAATTTCGAACAGATAAACTTTTAATTTATAGGTGGTAAAAATGGTAAGTTAGTTATGGTAGCACTCTCGATTTCTCAGACTTAAAGATAAAAGCTTatcttttcaaatttcaaaaaaattatttctttaattggTTCAGATACTGTAGATCTTATGAACTGCAATCTCCCGTTATATTTTACCAATAATAGTAGTAGATTTGGACTTCTATTTGAAaaaagttattattatatttttatttataacaatAAGAATAGAGAGTGGCAGGTCACTTATCTAATTAACTCGTATAAGCTCAAACCTTAAAGATATTATTAGTTGGTCTTTCGATCTTAATTTTCCATGGCGTACGATTGAAAATCGTGTAATCTAATCTTATTAACCTTAATAGTAATTCTTAGACATTAACATAATTTTGGTGCATACcctaaaaaaagataaaagtagAGTTGTCTAAATCCATCCGCTTTTAAGAACCCAAAGGGCAAAGGACCACAAATGCTCACTTTTTTTGGTAAAGATTAGACGAGAAATTTGGTTCAGCCATTAATCAATCGCTTTCTATTTTTCAATAAATTGATAACAACTTCCACTATCGTTCACTTCAATGTTTGTTGCAGACCAAATATTTCATGATAAAAATTGAGTTATACTGTATGTATATGGACTGTGAAATACTTTTTACACTCTAATTTAACTTGTTTTATCCTGTTTTGCATATGTGTATTGCGTAATTAATAGTAAATATATAAGAGAAACAAATTATCGTGAATAAGATATATCTTTAactataacttttttttaaaaaaataacgcaatttttttatgataaaagTATACTTAAAGAGTAACAGATAATTCAGACATCACACTAACATTTAATGAGCAAAATTAAATGTAGTGAATACTTAACTAGTAAATGATAGTTTTGTCTATTGCAGAGTCAtctaatgaaaaataaaaaattcaatcaatattttttattaattaaaaatatatattgagaGTTTCATTTGTTAGAATAAGTGTAGCAAAAAAAatgactcaatttggatatATTTTGTTTTCTACTGCTTCACCTTTGTtactttaaatttggattttgCCACTTTGAAATTTAACGTTATACTATAATCGACTTTTTATCTCTAAATTTTTCACAAGtaatatttatcttatttaagGCTTATGAATACGCCTTATTTATGAGAAAAGGCATGTAAATAtccttttttcatattttgatctaaaaatatccCTAAAATACTCCTAACCTATggtaaataattcaaaaataccTTTTCTCCACCTTTTGATCTAAAAACACCCTCAACCTTTGTTTTTTATTCAAGAATACCCCTCCTTCCACCTATGAGCCTTTTCCTAAAAATGAGGAGTGTAAATGTATATGTTGTGTACTTTTGTAGAAAAAGCATAATGTCTATGCAAATAGTgtctttttaaaagaaaattacgcgaataaacaaatatatactagttaattagctaatatagctataatttgaattaattatggctcgcaGCTTAATTTTAGCTGTAATTATTGCCTCTctcctctctttctctttttcgcctctctcctcttttatacatatataaatacaaattatacatatacatatataattatattataaatatacaaatacaattaaCTTCTCTCTCCCAATCTCGCTTGCCATATATACAAATGCATATGTATACCCGTTACAAATTATTCATAAACATATACAATTATATGACAGATATACAAATTCAATTAACCTCTTTCCACTCTCTGCCCTCTAttgctcgcctctctcccaatctcgcttgccagatatataaatgcatatatataccagttacatatatacaattatttgatagatatacatatataaattgacagatatacatatacaattcacctCTCTCCACTCTCTGTCCTCTCTCaatcgcctctctcctccttctcccaatctcgctcgcctctctcctccctctaaCATGTATCTACGAATtataattagcaaactatagctatagaGCATAACTAAAAGTATTTTTGAGTGACTTGCTATCCGATTCCTTTACGAGAGTTGGGGCTCAAATTCCCCCTTTTTTCTACCTCACCACATAAATAGGATCATTATTTTCCTCGTTTTTTCTCTGAAAAAGAAAGAGTGAGTATTTTAGTGCATACGTTAAAATAGAACTCATcttgagaaaagtttccaagcTTGGGCAGTTAATCGGAGAAAGAGAAGGTTGtccaaaattaaaagaatatcaaaatattagAATTTCTTACCTAGTTTAAATAAAGAAGTAATTAGCGGAATTCTAATATCACTGGGACAGTTTTAAATATATCCAAAAAGTTAAATGAcaattatttaagaaaaattgtaaatgataaatttttgattttttttttgcttattttttggACTTGTTAAACCTTTTTtgcatattattttaaaagttttttgacattttttttggGGGATCAAATCTATTTTAGTTAGAAAAAGATTATTGATAGGAATTTAATCATAATAAGAAAATCTTCTTCATTTAAtttctattatatttattatgcaaatttaaatattatcaaaataatagtctaataattgaaggaaaacagatttttttttttatttagaacAGAGTTTTTTAATGAAAGACCTACCTTCACACTTTTAATGTTgtatagatagatagattatCTTTTCTATTGTGAGTAGATGGAAAATGTAGCAAAGCTGCAAAACGAATAGCCATCAAAACCTACGCATTGTTTTGCTGCAAAACGAATAGCCATCAAAACCTACGCATTGTTTCTTGTTTTGGTCCTCGGGTGTAATTTGCTGCCTAGCAAAGGCCTGAACGACCCTGGTATGTTTACATTCTACACAACAGACAAAGGCCAAATATGACAACTGCCACCTAAAATTGGGGAGAAGTGCAAGCCAAAACTAATAAAGATTGGTGCACTTGAGCCGACAAACTTTTAGAAATAACTTATCTATCTTCACGAGACAGTTCCACCGATCCACCTGTGGAATATCTTCACGAGACAGTTCCACCGatccacttgtggaatttcactggatatgttgtaaTTTTTGTAGCCTCGTTTCAAATTTCAGACCTGAATGCAGTTTAAATTCTAGATTGAGTTTGAAATTGACCCGATTtttcaaagaagaaaaagacGCAACCAAAACAACATAGACAAGAGGGTTGCTCGATGGTAAGCACCCTCCACATTCGGTTGTGAGTTTAACTAACATGATAGCTAAACAGATAAGTCTAGTAATGGCATAATACCCCATTTTATTTGACTCTAAAAAAATTGATAGCAGTTGGAAAAATAAAGACCAAAGGGGAGAATTAGCAGTGCTGAGTGTCCATATAATTTCTTTTCACCCTTTTCCAGAAGAAATATGTTGGCATTCTCAGGAATAATATCCTATAAACCAAGTACAAGTGctggaaaattctgaaaatttagAAGAAcccaaaaagagagaaaatccAAAGAAAAGGCTAGAgaaaaaacataatataaaaggTAAATGGAGTTTCCTCTAGCTAAATATCATTTTGATCACTCTCACTTGTCTTCAACATACACGGAGTTAGAGGCCGCAAGGAGTGCAGCGCCAATGCCAGAACCATCATTCGCGTGCTTGAAAACAATGCCTGTTGCCATTTCCTTTCCAAGCAATTCAATCAAAGTGTTCTCCAAGCACTTACTGTATTCTGTATAGTGTTCATACAATCCGCCATCCATGGCTACGACAATCTTTTCTGAACCACTTTCCCTCGGTGCATCCTTTCCCATCTTTTTGATAATGCCCAAGATTCCCGCTGCTGCTAGTCTGGCGCCACGCGTTGCAACAATATTACACAGCTCAACAACTAATCTCCTTGTCTTCAAAGAGGTATTGGATATCTGAAATAGGATGAACAAAGTATCTAGTTTCAATTCATGCTGTATCATCATGTCAAATGCTAACAGTAAAACTAATTGCTGAACAGGAGACAAACATCAACAATTTGATTTTCACTTCTTGAGACccaaaattttcatttgatttGTTGCCATAAATCCTAATTAAAACAATTTCTCTATTTGCTCTAAAGcaatatgaccaaagaaatgaTTTTGTGCAAACTTTTGTAGAAAGAATAATAGCCACACCACATCACAAggccttctttttctttttttccttggGAGTTATTGATAATGGCAAATAGCTTATACCTCTAAGATATCCTTCAACTTGTCACCAACCACTCTCAAATCAGAGGATGTGTCATGATGCATAGCAGACATTTCAGGTGTCCTGTATAATTTTTTGTAACTGTTATGAGAGCACCTGGTCGAATATAAGAACAAAAGGCAAACAAGACCGACATCAAGTGGACACTTCAAATCCAAAAGCCTAGAAAGGATAGTGATGCAATGACTATTCGACTTTTGGTGCTAACAATATCATCTTAGTTAAAACAATTTATAACTTGATTGTGTGACTGTAGCAGATTCTCTAAAACAGTAAAGGATGCCATTAAAGAGGGATATAGTGTTGGCACATTCTCGATAACTCTCAAGGCATATACTATCTCATTGTTCAGTAATCTTTTTCTTGTCAAAGTTTCATTATCTGGAGTTGATTGATCCTCAAATATAATGGGGGTATGTAAATAAGCATGCTTCCTCAATAGCATATTAGTTATTGGACGAAATTGTTTTCATTTTACTCCAAAGCGAAGAATAAACAATAGGCTCAATAATTAAGTGGATAGGAGAGAGCCGAAACACGTTAACCAAGCAAGTCAAGAATAGACAATGAATTTAATATTAACTATGAGTTGTGTATGGCGCCAAAGCAATTATGTAAAGCACCAAAAATGCAATGAAAGCTCATAAATGCATGAGCAATATTACCATACTCAAGCTTGATCAACTGACAACCAGAACAGCAACAGTATGCAGGCACATTCGTTGACCCAAGAAACACTGCCCAGCAGCTGTTTGGGCATTTAACAATGTGTTTTCCGCAAGAAGATCACTAATAACTCTATAGATAGTAAGAAAAATACCTCAATATGaatgaattcttgagttttgGAGGGACTTCCTCGCCAAAAATGCCAGCTTCTTCAGCCATTCTAAGTAGAACTCTGCGTAAAATTTCTCCTAAGTACATGCCAGAACATATCTTCTCAAATATCTGTCaggataaatatatatatctctCAGTTTTATCAGGTTAATTGCAAAATCGAGATTAGCCTTAGCTTAAATGAACAAAAGGATAAACAATTACCTGTTCACCAGGATTTAAACTATCGGTATCCATTGCATGATCGTACTCTGTCAAGGGAAGATGGGAGGACCTAAAGTTACCCCATTCCATATTGATCACCTAGAAAGTAACATAGAAGTTCAATAACTATTCCGTGGTTGATCACCAAACAAATGAAATAGAGACAATAGAAGATCAATAGTCATTAAAAAGTTCCCAAACCATTTCTCCAGATTTAGGCAGAGGACCGTGCCATTTGGGAATTGCCTGAGCCCGCTCCACATATGCTGCATTGGTCCCAGTACCTAATATCACAGCAATGGATACATCCTTATTGGTGAATCTACCACCAGCCAATGTTCCAACAGTATCATTCACCTTTCATCAACAAGTAACTAAAATCAAACCTTTACAACTAAGCTAGGTAATATTCATACAATTTATTCAAGCACCCTTCAAAAAGAGAGATATTACTCAGTGGCATCAAGCAAACTTACAAGCGCTGACACCCTCATATCAATTTCTCGTCTTTGCATTGCTTTTGTCAGTTCTGCAACAACATCTTTGCCAACCTGTTGCCCAGTAATTATGAGAGCTTATTTTTTCAGTTCATTaaacataataagaaaaaaaaaataacctgCGCATAAAATTACAATAGATTAACGTAGTTGCTGTAATGGTTTTGAAATCAAATGCTGCAACTTGCTTGAATTTATTTCTCTTTAATTGCAAACAATGTGAGTACCATCAAAGAATACATTATATTCAAAGtttcccaaaacaagaaaacagTGCATCAAATTGTAAGCACAGTTGATGTCACGCAGGCTCATCAAATACATCCACCAAACAAAAGATTAAGTTCTCCAAAACCAAATGTCTAGAACAGGAAAAGCATATGAATGATTCAATTCGAAACTACCTCAAAGTTGTCTTTTTGACAAATCAAACTTCAGtgacaaatcatgcataatataCATGAATGGAAAAGTAGGTCAGCAGGCTGAGTTCAATCAAGGGTAGCAAAACTATTTGACTTATATGTCTGTGAGAACAAGAAAAAAGCCCATCAATCAagttgaaaagaagaaaaaagccCATTTCAATCAAGTTGAAAAGAACAGCAATAGGCTGCAGAATGGATAGTTAGAACTACACCTAGGCACAAACAACTTCAAGTTAATTTGCACAATTGCCTAAGaaaagtcaaggaaatggatacCGTGTCATCAATGGAGAAACCTTTTGTCCACCTGATAAG
This Solanum dulcamara chromosome 8, daSolDulc1.2, whole genome shotgun sequence DNA region includes the following protein-coding sequences:
- the LOC129900757 gene encoding hexokinase-2 isoform X2, encoding MKKATVGAMVVGTAATVAVVAVVLRHRMGKSSKWERARAILKEFEEKCATPDGKLKQVADAMTVEMHAGLASEGGSKLKMLISYVDNLPTGNEGGVFYALDLGGTNFRVLRVQLGGKDGSIVHQEFAEASIPPNLMVGTSEALFDYIAAELAKFVAEEEEKFHPPPGRHRELGFTFSFPIMQTSINSGTLIRWTKGFSIDDTVGKDVVAELTKAMQRREIDMRVSALVNDTVGTLAGGRFTNKDVSIAVILGTGTNAAYVERAQAIPKWHGPLPKSGEMVINMEWGNFRSSHLPLTEYDHAMDTDSLNPGEQIFEKICSGMYLGEILRRVLLRMAEEAGIFGEEVPPKLKNSFILRTPEMSAMHHDTSSDLRVVGDKLKDILEISNTSLKTRRLVVELCNIVATRGARLAAAGILGIIKKMGKDAPRESGSEKIVVAMDGGLYEHYTEYSKCLENTLIELLGKEMATGIVFKHANDGSGIGAALLAASNSVYVEDK
- the LOC129900757 gene encoding hexokinase-2 isoform X1; its protein translation is MKKATVGAMVVGTAATVAVVAVVLRHRMGKSSKWERARAILKEFEEKCATPDGKLKQVADAMTVEMHAGLASEGGSKLKMLISYVDNLPTGNEGGVFYALDLGGTNFRVLRVQLGGKDGSIVHQEFAEASIPPNLMVGTSEALFDYIAAELAKFVAEEEEKFHPPPGRHRELGFTFSFPIMQTSINSGTLIRWTKGFSIDDTVGKDVVAELTKAMQRREIDMRVSALVNDTVGTLAGGRFTNKDVSIAVILGTGTNAAYVERAQAIPKWHGPLPKSGEMVINMEWGNFRSSHLPLTEYDHAMDTDSLNPGEQIFEKICSGMYLGEILRRVLLRMAEEAGIFGEEVPPKLKNSFILRCSHNSYKKLYRTPEMSAMHHDTSSDLRVVGDKLKDILEISNTSLKTRRLVVELCNIVATRGARLAAAGILGIIKKMGKDAPRESGSEKIVVAMDGGLYEHYTEYSKCLENTLIELLGKEMATGIVFKHANDGSGIGAALLAASNSVYVEDK